A single window of Periplaneta americana isolate PAMFEO1 chromosome 14, P.americana_PAMFEO1_priV1, whole genome shotgun sequence DNA harbors:
- the ND-18 gene encoding NADH dehydrogenase [ubiquinone] iron-sulfur protein 4, mitochondrial: MATQMFLRNSLRTLTTRNIQWCGSAVHTSAARLGENVDKALEVKEAPQVDTKNALLRPDELSHKKQLEGYITVDQPMNIASITGVPEEHVKTRLVRIYQPSKNAMQSGTDNTHRWEMEFETRERWENPLMGWASSGDPLSNMKIDFHTSDDAIAFCEKNGWKWYLDTRKEKEMKPKSYGVNFSWNKRTRVSTK, encoded by the exons ATGGCTACACAGATGTTCCTGAGGAATTCTCTCAGGACTCTTACAACCAGAAATATCCAATG GTGTGGATCTGCAGTTCATACAAGTGCTGCAAGACTTGGTGAGAATGTTGATAAGGCTTTGGAGGTGAAAGAGGCCCCACAGGTGGACACTAAGAATGCGCTGTTGAGGCCTGACGAACTGTCGCACAAGAAACAGCTGGAAGGTTACATTACTGTTGATCAACCA ATGAACATTGCCTCCATCACGGGTGTGCCAGAGGAGCATGTTAAGACCCGCCTGGTTCGGATCTACCAGCCCAGCAAGAATGCCATGCAGTCTGGCACAGACAACACTCACCGCTGGGAGATGGAGTTTGAGACCCGGGAACGCTGGGAGAATCCACTCATGGGCTGGGCCTCCAG CGGTGACCCACTATCCAATATGAAGATAGACTTTCATACTTCAGATGATGCAATCGCATTTTGTGAGAAGAATGGCTGGAAGTGGTATCTGGATacccgaaaagaaaaagaaatgaagcctaAATCTTATGGCGTGAACT